The following coding sequences lie in one Thermosulfuriphilus ammonigenes genomic window:
- the aspS gene encoding aspartate--tRNA ligase — MQDLGDWKKTHHCNALRASDIGQEVCLMGWVLRRRDHGGLIFIDLRDREGITQVVFSPDVNAASHQEAHRLRSEYVIAIKGKVRRRPEGMENPKIPTGEIEVAVEKLKILNTSKTPPWPLDEDPEVSESLRLRYRYLDLRRPEMYRNLLLRHRVAQACRQYLNAQGFLEVETPFLTKSTPEGARDFLIPSRLNPGRFYALPQSPQLFKQILMIAGVERYYQIVRCFRDEDLRADRQPEFTQLDLEMAFINEEDILSLMEGLIRHIFRETLEVELPRPFPRLSYDQAIERYGLDRPDVRFGLELIDLSDIFRQTGFKVFRQALEAGGVVKALKVSADFSRKDLDDLTTFATNFGARGLAWIKVRADGLQAPIVKFFRPEEVEELKRSLDLKPGETVFFGADQAPVVNRVLGELRLELARRLELIPKEIFAPVWILDFPMFEFDEDEGRWVAVHHPFTAPKETDLEFLESDPGRVRSRAYDLVLNGVEIGGGSIRIHRKDVQERVFSLLQISPQEAQEKFGFLLEALTYGAPPHGGIALGFDRLVMLMAGCESIREVIAFPKTQKAQCLMTGAPSPVSMTQLAELYIKPGWLKERK, encoded by the coding sequence ATGCAAGACTTAGGAGATTGGAAGAAGACTCATCACTGCAATGCCCTAAGGGCTTCGGATATTGGTCAAGAGGTCTGTCTCATGGGCTGGGTCCTGAGGCGTCGGGACCATGGAGGACTAATTTTCATCGACTTAAGAGACCGAGAAGGGATCACCCAAGTGGTTTTCTCCCCCGATGTTAACGCGGCCTCTCACCAGGAGGCCCACCGCCTAAGAAGCGAATACGTTATTGCCATTAAAGGTAAAGTCCGACGGCGTCCGGAAGGGATGGAAAACCCAAAGATTCCCACGGGGGAGATCGAGGTCGCTGTTGAGAAATTAAAGATTCTCAACACCTCCAAGACTCCACCCTGGCCCCTTGATGAAGATCCTGAGGTCTCGGAATCTCTTCGACTGCGCTATCGGTACCTGGACCTGAGACGACCCGAGATGTATCGCAATCTTCTCTTAAGACACCGAGTGGCCCAGGCCTGCCGGCAATATCTCAATGCCCAGGGGTTTCTGGAGGTAGAAACCCCCTTTCTGACCAAAAGCACTCCAGAAGGGGCCAGAGATTTTCTTATCCCCTCTCGTCTGAATCCTGGACGCTTCTATGCCCTCCCTCAATCCCCTCAACTCTTCAAGCAGATCCTGATGATCGCTGGTGTGGAACGATACTATCAGATCGTTCGTTGTTTCCGCGATGAGGATTTAAGAGCTGATCGCCAGCCGGAATTCACTCAGCTCGATCTGGAGATGGCCTTTATTAATGAGGAAGACATTCTTTCCCTCATGGAGGGCCTGATAAGGCACATATTCAGGGAGACGCTAGAGGTAGAACTTCCTCGGCCATTTCCCCGCCTCAGCTATGATCAGGCTATTGAACGCTACGGTCTTGACCGCCCCGATGTTCGCTTTGGCCTGGAGCTTATCGATCTTTCCGATATTTTCCGGCAAACAGGGTTTAAGGTTTTCCGCCAGGCCTTGGAGGCCGGAGGAGTCGTTAAGGCCCTTAAGGTCTCCGCAGATTTCTCCCGCAAGGATTTAGATGATCTAACCACCTTTGCCACCAACTTCGGAGCCCGGGGATTGGCCTGGATCAAGGTCCGTGCTGATGGGCTTCAGGCCCCCATTGTCAAGTTCTTTCGGCCCGAAGAGGTAGAAGAACTCAAAAGATCACTTGATCTTAAGCCTGGCGAGACGGTGTTTTTTGGAGCTGATCAGGCCCCGGTCGTCAATCGGGTCCTGGGAGAGTTGCGCCTTGAGCTGGCGAGGCGTCTTGAGCTCATCCCTAAAGAGATTTTCGCTCCCGTCTGGATTCTAGATTTTCCCATGTTTGAGTTTGATGAAGATGAGGGACGCTGGGTGGCCGTCCATCATCCCTTCACCGCCCCCAAGGAGACAGATCTTGAATTCTTGGAGAGCGATCCAGGACGGGTTCGATCTCGAGCTTACGATCTTGTTTTAAATGGAGTTGAAATCGGTGGGGGCAGCATTCGTATCCACCGGAAAGACGTTCAGGAAAGGGTCTTTTCCTTGCTACAGATATCTCCGCAGGAGGCCCAGGAGAAGTTTGGTTTTCTTCTTGAGGCCCTGACCTATGGAGCCCCACCCCATGGGGGTATTGCCCTGGGTTTCGATCGTCTGGTAATGCTAATGGCAGGTTGTGAATCCATACGCGAGGTTATTGCCTTCCCCAAAACCCAGAAGGCCCAGTGTCTGATGACCGGGGCTCCCAGCCCGGTATCCATGACCCAATTGGCCGAGCTCTATATCAAACCGGGCTGGCTCAAAGAAAGAAAGTAA
- a CDS encoding SDH family Clp fold serine proteinase → MFRESERGGLSHGFYTLFGLIKILFWGFFIWFAIWPFIQQQALEKERLQVMRQMEESRGSRVITLIHRQESLSILGIPVYHYIDIDDSEAILRAIRLTPDEMPIDLILHTPGGLVLAAEQIAKALKEHRGKVTVFVPHYAMSGGTLIALAADEIVMDKNAVLGPVDPQFVSGQTEVAAASILRVLREKPKDKISDETLMMADQAEKALRQVRNFVFELLRDKMPPEEAQRLADILSQGTWTHDYPIFVDRARNLGLAVQTDMPPVVYKLMSLYPQAQGTKPSVGFIPLPYKEKGASGRM, encoded by the coding sequence ATGTTTCGAGAAAGTGAAAGAGGCGGATTATCTCACGGGTTTTATACCCTATTTGGTCTGATCAAGATCCTCTTCTGGGGGTTCTTTATCTGGTTTGCCATCTGGCCCTTTATCCAGCAGCAGGCCCTGGAGAAGGAGCGTCTCCAAGTCATGCGACAAATGGAAGAGAGTCGCGGTAGCCGAGTGATTACCCTCATCCACCGCCAGGAGTCGCTATCCATTCTCGGTATCCCTGTCTACCACTACATTGACATCGATGATTCCGAAGCCATCCTCCGGGCCATTCGGCTGACTCCCGATGAAATGCCCATAGATCTAATCCTTCATACCCCTGGAGGGCTGGTTTTAGCCGCCGAACAGATCGCCAAGGCCCTCAAGGAACACCGAGGCAAGGTAACGGTCTTTGTCCCTCATTACGCCATGAGTGGTGGCACTCTAATTGCTTTGGCCGCCGATGAGATCGTTATGGACAAAAATGCCGTTCTGGGGCCAGTGGATCCTCAATTTGTCTCTGGTCAGACCGAGGTGGCGGCAGCCTCCATCCTTCGGGTCTTAAGGGAAAAACCCAAAGATAAAATCTCTGATGAGACTTTAATGATGGCCGATCAAGCCGAGAAAGCCCTCCGTCAGGTACGAAACTTCGTCTTTGAGCTCCTCCGAGACAAAATGCCCCCTGAAGAGGCCCAAAGATTGGCTGATATCCTCTCTCAGGGAACCTGGACTCACGACTACCCCATTTTTGTCGATCGGGCCCGTAATTTAGGACTTGCCGTGCAAACAGATATGCCCCCGGTGGTCTATAAGCTGATGTCCCTTTATCCTCAGGCCCAAGGGACAAAACCATCCGTAGGCTTCATTCCCCTGCCCTACAAAGAAAAAGGAGCCAGCGGGAGGATGTGA
- a CDS encoding LysE family transporter, translating into MIASLGFFVGQVVIVSLSGVMAPGPLTAATLGHGLKDRWAGVWITLGHALVELPLMFLLLIGLNHYLQTSLIRVIGFLGGSLLILMGIDLARSSLDAKAGHTTLSPLTSGVILSAGNPYFILWWATIGAGLIGRSLKFGLLGFALMVIFHLLCNLIWLTGLSRVAHKGQRLLSPKLSRLMGGALGLALMAIGLSFLKDALI; encoded by the coding sequence TTGATCGCTAGTCTGGGCTTCTTTGTGGGGCAGGTGGTCATCGTCTCCCTTTCAGGGGTGATGGCCCCCGGCCCCTTAACGGCAGCAACACTAGGCCACGGCCTTAAGGATCGCTGGGCCGGCGTCTGGATCACTCTGGGACATGCCCTGGTGGAACTTCCTCTCATGTTTCTCCTGCTCATTGGCCTTAATCATTACCTTCAGACATCTCTGATTCGGGTAATTGGCTTTCTTGGGGGAAGTCTCCTTATCCTTATGGGGATCGACTTAGCCCGGAGCTCGCTGGATGCCAAAGCCGGCCATACCACCCTGTCTCCTCTGACCTCGGGGGTCATCCTTTCCGCCGGCAATCCCTATTTTATCCTCTGGTGGGCCACCATCGGGGCCGGGTTGATAGGTCGGTCTCTAAAGTTTGGCCTTTTGGGCTTTGCTCTGATGGTTATTTTTCATCTTCTTTGTAATCTAATCTGGTTAACCGGCCTCTCGCGCGTAGCCCATAAAGGACAAAGGCTCTTGTCCCCAAAGTTGAGTCGTCTGATGGGCGGTGCCCTGGGGCTGGCCCTGATGGCAATCGGCCTATCCTTCCTCAAAGATGCCCTTATCTAA
- a CDS encoding cache domain-containing protein codes for MPKWNPYRRLLDHEHTKFWRHEVKEVSEPNLMKEIFPYDQIPLIDFDHKFLAPSPAEEIFITDTTFRDGQQARPPYTVEQIVTLFDFLHRLGGEKGVIRQSEFFLYTKKDREAVERCLERGYRYPEITGWIRAKAEDMKLVKEMGLRETGILTSVSDYHIFLKLKKTRRQVLEDYLAIVKAALELGIVPRCHFEDITRADIFGFVIPFAQELMKLREESGINIKIRLCDTLGLGVTYPGAALPRSVPKLVRAMIDEAGVPGELLEWHGHNDFYKALINATTAWLYGCAAINGTLLGFGERTGNTPIEALIIEYIALRGEAHGIDTTVITDIAEYFERELNHHIPPNQPFVGSEFNATKAGIHIDGLLKNEEIYNPFNTAKILRRPVSIIITDKSGTAGIAYWINTHFGLSGERAVDKRHPGVSKIYKWIIKQYEDGRITSISHEEMMRLCRKYLPELFVSEFDRLKKKAYDLAASIVEELVEKDEIRSMDPAQIEPVLKQVLEENPFIQFIYVVDIEGRKITRNITHPEDRGKYAHSGLGDDFSDRAWFIGPLKDGRVHVTDFYTSRITGALCITVSAPIRNQYEEIVGVLGVDIRFEDLAKMEENGEI; via the coding sequence ATGCCTAAATGGAATCCTTATCGTCGTCTGCTAGACCACGAACACACCAAATTCTGGCGTCACGAGGTCAAGGAAGTCTCTGAACCCAACCTGATGAAAGAGATCTTTCCCTACGATCAGATTCCCCTGATAGACTTTGACCACAAATTCCTGGCCCCTTCGCCGGCCGAAGAAATCTTTATCACCGACACCACCTTTCGAGACGGCCAGCAGGCCCGCCCTCCTTATACCGTAGAGCAAATCGTTACGCTTTTTGACTTCCTTCATCGGTTGGGAGGTGAAAAGGGGGTCATCAGACAGAGCGAGTTCTTTCTTTACACCAAGAAAGACCGCGAAGCGGTAGAGAGATGTTTGGAACGAGGATATCGCTACCCGGAAATCACTGGCTGGATTCGGGCCAAAGCAGAGGACATGAAGCTGGTCAAAGAAATGGGGCTTCGGGAAACGGGAATTTTAACTTCAGTCTCAGACTATCATATCTTTCTTAAGCTCAAAAAGACCCGCCGTCAGGTCCTGGAAGACTATCTGGCCATTGTTAAGGCTGCCCTGGAGTTGGGTATCGTCCCCCGCTGCCACTTTGAAGACATTACCCGGGCCGACATATTTGGGTTTGTCATCCCCTTTGCCCAGGAGTTAATGAAACTCCGGGAGGAGTCCGGGATCAACATAAAAATTCGCCTCTGTGACACATTAGGCCTTGGAGTTACTTACCCCGGAGCGGCTTTGCCCCGTAGTGTCCCCAAGCTGGTTCGGGCTATGATCGACGAGGCCGGGGTTCCTGGAGAGCTTCTCGAATGGCATGGACACAATGACTTTTACAAGGCCCTAATCAACGCTACTACTGCCTGGCTTTATGGTTGTGCGGCCATAAACGGAACCTTACTCGGCTTCGGCGAAAGAACTGGCAATACCCCCATTGAGGCCCTGATCATCGAATATATCGCCCTAAGGGGAGAGGCTCATGGCATCGACACCACGGTGATCACTGATATCGCCGAGTACTTTGAACGAGAACTAAATCACCACATTCCTCCCAATCAGCCCTTTGTGGGCTCTGAGTTCAACGCCACCAAGGCCGGTATTCATATCGACGGCCTCCTCAAAAATGAGGAGATCTACAATCCCTTCAATACCGCCAAAATCCTCCGGCGACCGGTGTCTATCATTATTACCGACAAAAGTGGTACAGCCGGAATCGCTTACTGGATCAACACCCATTTCGGCCTTTCAGGAGAACGGGCCGTAGACAAGCGTCACCCCGGAGTAAGTAAGATTTATAAATGGATCATCAAACAATATGAAGACGGCCGAATAACCTCCATCTCCCACGAAGAAATGATGCGATTGTGTCGTAAATATTTGCCGGAGCTTTTTGTCTCCGAATTTGACCGCCTCAAGAAGAAGGCCTATGATCTGGCAGCCAGCATTGTGGAAGAACTGGTTGAGAAAGACGAGATCCGCTCTATGGATCCAGCCCAAATAGAACCAGTACTTAAACAGGTCCTTGAAGAAAATCCCTTCATTCAGTTCATCTACGTGGTGGACATTGAAGGGCGCAAGATCACCCGCAACATCACTCACCCTGAAGACCGGGGTAAATATGCCCATAGTGGCCTGGGCGATGACTTCTCAGACCGAGCCTGGTTCATCGGCCCCCTTAAAGACGGTCGGGTCCATGTAACCGACTTCTACACCTCCCGGATTACCGGAGCCCTCTGCATTACGGTCTCCGCCCCTATCCGCAACCAGTATGAAGAGATTGTCGGAGTTCTAGGGGTGGACATCCGCTTCGAAGATCTAGCCAAAATGGAGGAAAACGGCGAGATTTGA
- the hisS gene encoding histidine--tRNA ligase yields the protein MPFVAIRGFKDILPGEAARWAWVEAQARQCLGAYNFQEIRIPVLEKTELFARSIGTSTDIVEKEMYSFQDRSGESVTMRPEATAGIIRAIVEHRLFRPGRVLKLFTIGPMFRYERPQKGRLRQFHQIDVEVIGAAEATVDAEVISLAIDLLKTLKVSEVDLELNSLGCPKCRPNFREALVAFLHRQENLCPDCRRRRETNPLRVLDCKNKDCQAIYGEAPLIGEYLCPECEEHFQKVKISLEGLNIPYRVNPRLVRGLDYYTRTTFEIIARGLGAQNAVAAGGRYDGLMAELGGPQAPAIGFAIGLERLMLLAKIPERIEPPPLLFFAPLGEEATRRCLQLAREFRLRGIQTEIDHAPRSLKAKMRQANRIGARLVVIIGDNELVSGKAIVRDMETHEQQELPFTLDGLWPFIAKIQETLHREERCKT from the coding sequence ATGCCCTTTGTGGCTATACGGGGTTTCAAAGACATTCTTCCTGGAGAGGCCGCCCGTTGGGCCTGGGTAGAGGCCCAGGCCCGGCAATGTCTGGGAGCCTACAACTTCCAGGAAATCAGGATTCCTGTATTAGAGAAAACGGAGCTTTTTGCTCGATCTATAGGAACCTCCACTGACATCGTGGAAAAGGAAATGTACTCCTTTCAAGATCGCAGCGGCGAGTCGGTGACCATGAGGCCCGAAGCTACTGCCGGAATCATCAGGGCCATTGTTGAACACCGCCTATTTCGCCCAGGGAGGGTACTCAAACTCTTTACTATTGGCCCCATGTTCCGTTATGAACGCCCCCAAAAAGGACGTCTGCGCCAATTTCATCAAATAGATGTGGAGGTCATTGGGGCTGCTGAGGCCACCGTAGACGCCGAGGTCATTTCCCTGGCCATAGATCTCCTTAAAACTCTGAAGGTTTCAGAGGTAGATTTGGAGCTTAATTCCTTAGGGTGCCCAAAGTGCCGTCCTAATTTTCGGGAAGCTCTGGTGGCCTTCCTTCATCGGCAGGAAAACCTGTGCCCAGATTGTCGGCGACGCCGGGAGACCAATCCCTTAAGGGTCCTTGACTGCAAAAATAAAGACTGTCAAGCCATTTATGGCGAAGCCCCTTTAATCGGAGAATATCTGTGCCCCGAATGTGAGGAACATTTTCAAAAAGTAAAGATCTCCCTTGAAGGATTAAACATCCCCTATCGGGTAAATCCCAGACTTGTAAGGGGGCTTGACTACTACACCCGAACTACCTTTGAGATAATTGCCAGAGGGCTTGGAGCCCAGAATGCCGTGGCCGCAGGGGGACGATATGACGGACTGATGGCCGAACTCGGTGGTCCACAAGCTCCGGCCATCGGGTTTGCTATCGGTCTGGAGCGTCTGATGCTTCTGGCTAAAATCCCAGAAAGGATAGAACCTCCACCGCTTTTGTTCTTTGCCCCATTGGGAGAAGAGGCCACTCGAAGGTGCCTCCAGCTGGCTCGAGAATTTCGTCTCCGAGGCATCCAGACAGAGATAGATCACGCCCCTCGAAGCCTCAAGGCCAAAATGCGACAGGCCAACCGAATTGGGGCTAGGCTGGTGGTCATCATCGGTGACAACGAATTGGTCTCCGGCAAGGCCATTGTTAGAGATATGGAAACCCACGAACAGCAGGAATTGCCCTTCACCCTCGATGGCCTTTGGCCCTTTATAGCCAAGATTCAGGAAACGCTCCACCGGGAGGAAAGATGCAAGACTTAG